From one Rhodamnia argentea isolate NSW1041297 chromosome 1, ASM2092103v1, whole genome shotgun sequence genomic stretch:
- the LOC115757239 gene encoding calmodulin-like protein 3 has product MDPAELRRVFQMFDRNGDGRITRKELSDSLQNLGIHISDKDLAQMIEKIDVNGDGYVDIDEFGALYQTIMDERDEDEDMKEAFNVFDQNGDGFITVEELRSVLASLGLKQGRTLEDCKKMINKVDVDGDGMVNFKEFKQMMKGGGFAALGSS; this is encoded by the coding sequence ATGGATCCGGCTGAGCTTCGTCGGGTTTTCCAGATGTTCGACAGGAACGGGGACGGACGGATCACGAGAAAGGAACTGAGTGACTCGTTGCAGAACTTGGGCATCCACATCTCGGACAAGGATCTGGCCCAGATGATCGAGAAGATCGACGTGAATGGCGACGGGTACGTCGACATTGATGAGTTCGGCGCGCTGTACCAGACGATCATGGACGAGAGAGACGAGGACGAGGACATGAAGGAGGCGTTCAACGTGTTCGACCAGAACGGGGACGGGTTCATCACGGTGGAGGAGTTGCGGTCGGTCCTGGCGTCGTTGGGGTTGAAGCAAGGGAGGACCTTGGAGGATTGCAAGAAGATGATAAACAAGGTGGATGTGGATGGAGATGGGATGGTCAACTTCAAGGAGTTCAAGCAGATGATGAAGGGCGGTGGTTTTGCTGCTTTAGGGTCAAGTTGA